The Porites lutea chromosome 11, jaPorLute2.1, whole genome shotgun sequence genome includes a region encoding these proteins:
- the LOC140952151 gene encoding uncharacterized protein, with protein MGCGSSTATRTVAQPSPKSNQTSSHSIKEINGHTHRRKDSEQSETSSEQKRGEETSPSEANGHLPNSHVETQNKTDSETLDDNVERTPGDGSVDESAITTNEVSRPENNNTKPAQQRPNGDDVPTHSSSQSKVTEDEMPPYISSSSVDSNNGVALVTSGDVEKAEVKKETEAQGSDDAGAVEINSAEHRVPSKTSLAGEADSVPHRDTSEVSREIIASSETNENNALVETETAPGKSNSNDKLRLSDQNGASEGSLSGEKDAASHSNTNEVQVSNRDTSQVSLSSDKDKSSGQDHEQRKGSMTVSEFFNAPSEASLSDNTNTVSHTNTSAVQDSNKDASQVSLSSNKETSSGQDHDQRKGSMTVSEFFTAPSEASLSDNANTVSQSNNNAVQDSNRDTSQVSSSSTKGVASGQDESQRKASMTVSEFFGAPSDAELHLSNQSLGSSQQNALPATTETEHPDEPNKIVKEETVSEKDTLADKTIEIAESADPFSTRRDSSMSTDTDPDRICTVTANVKIGCIEHLSGHKTVTLTGSVYRLPREDDSTTPKPGDKIGIVKGDVTSSPADNETSEKLAILRGDLFAVSGEAAANGLIATASIDVLSCSLREKLATITADVAPSDDPEHQSGVISGEVLAASERGSYDDKIGSLSGKVVALTFGEGVTSLANANS; from the coding sequence aGACGTCGTCTGAGCAGAAACGCGGAGAGGAGACATCACCTTCGGAAGCCAACGGCCATCTGCCAAACTCTCATGTTGAAACTCAAAACAAGACGGATTCCGAAACACTTGACGACAATGTTGAACGTACACCAGGCGATGGAAGTGTAGACGAAAGTGCAATTACAACAAATGAAGTATCCAGGCCCGAGAATAACAATACTAAACCTGCTCAACAACGGCCCAACGGAGATGATGTTCCCACGCACAGCTCATCTCAGAGCAAAGTTACTGAGGACGAAATGCCACCATATATTTCTAGCAGTTCAGTGGATAGCAATAATGGTGTTGCTTTGGTAACAAGCGGCGATGTTGAAAAGGcggaagtaaaaaaagaaacagaggCACAGGGCAGCGATGACGCTGGCGCGGTTGAGATTAACTCAGCCGAGCACAGGGTTCCCAGCAAAACCAGTTTGGCCGGTGAAGCTGACTCAGTGCCACATAGGGACACTAGTGAAGTCAGTAGAGAGATAATCGCTAGTAGCGAAACTAACGAAAATAACGCACTCGTCGAGACAGAGACGGCGCCGGGCAAAAGCAACAGTAACGATAAATTACGTTTGTCAGATCAAAATGGTGCTAGCGAAGGCAGCCTGTCTGGCGAGAAGGACGCGGCGTCGCACAGTAATACCAATGAAGTCCAAGTTTCAAACAGGGATACTAGTCAAGTAAGCTTATCTAGTGATAAAGACAAATCTTCTGGACAAGATCATGAGCAAAGGAAAGGTAGTATGACCGTGAGTGAATTTTTCAATGCTCCCAGTGAAGCCAGCCTATCTGACAATACCAACACGGTATCACACACTAATACCAGTGCTGTCCAAGACTCAAATAAGGATGCTAGTCAAGTGAGCTTATCTAGCAATAAAGAGACATCTTCTGGACAAGATCATGACCAAAGGAAAGGTAGTATGACCGTGAGTGAATTTTTCACGGCTCCCAGTGAAGCTAGCCTATCTGACAATGCGAACACGGTATCACAGAGTAATAACAATGCTGTCCAAGATTCGAACAGGGATACTAGTCAAGTGAGCTCATCTAGTACCAAAGGCGTGGCTTCTGGACAAGATGAGAGCCAAAGGAAGGCCAGTATGACAGTGAGTGAGTTTTTCGGTGCACCTTCTGACGCTGAGCTTCATTTGTCTAACCAAAGTCTTGGCTCTTCACAGCAAAATGCTTTACCAGCTACTACAGAAACCGAGCACccagatgaaccaaacaaaatcGTCAAGGAGGAAACTGTCAGTGAAAAAGACACATTAGCAgataaaactattgaaattGCAGAGAGCGCGGATCCCTTCTCAACAAGGCGAGATTCGTCAATGAGCACGGATACAGACCCAGATAGAATTTGTACAGTGACTGCCAACGTTAAAATAGGTTGTATAGAACATCTTTCAGGCCACAAAACTGTCACCTTAACGGGGTCAGTGTACCGTTTACCTAGAGAAGATGATTCAACCACGCCCAAACCCGGTGATAAAATTGGCATCGTTAAAGGGGATGTTACCTCTTCACCTGCTGACAATGAAACGAGCGAAAAACTGGCTATTCTACGCGGTGACCTCTTCGCCGTTTCGGGTGAGGCAGCTGCAAATGGACTCATTGCTACAGCCTCAATCGATGTCTTATCTTGTAGTTTAAGGGAAAAACTAGCCACCATTACAGCGGACGTTGCACCAAGCGACGACCCGGAACACCAGTCTGGTGTCATATCGGGTGAGGTTCTCGCCGCGTCCGAACGCGGCTCCTATGATGATAAAATTGGAAGTCTGTCTGGAAAAGTGGTTGCTTTGACATTTGGCGAGGGTGTCACTTCTCTTGCCAATGCGAACAGCTGA
- the LOC140952581 gene encoding uncharacterized protein — protein sequence MRVFVLFGGNRYLLDVELGQTVSDIKGILRKKLDLDTVQSEDGENDMLMAIKYAGSSLEDDWVFTDISIPPGATLRCELQENVKTYLSVACSYSNETLRFTEWFDVWETKVGELKTMITEKTGLHVSVFRLVSAEGKEMYDCHPMKKYFIDYGDTVRLETWNGWSEFLRSATLGQLTPTMKHMVSVHEDPLVSRYQLRVALFIAAHFNYSQLATQLIKSGARCDEPVGEHPVREWCNKDVHPDHFKTPVHEAAQHGSLSCLQKFVHHNYACILAKDGYGLTPCNIARRYKRTECFKLLIAEQFRSRSTSGLTLGIYWRVRKWCERARDRAIMFHKHSPNPLLLAMENRAYRNAVVGQKVQVDGFGENMQTGTSKMQLSLMLKSVKNKPLTGVMGNTSVKSIRIGDRVGDYSENEGFSGAGDSDDKLILNSGEELVKNDKLIPCGNCSLPSVATVPSYHGEISKLETSTKAKLQIKNVNHSKRGVASLRSDHKAYRWKENILSDEKENELVCFCQGEKENKEKQLQPMEPIKDLPLISTNTSLVGVNKSDKIAHIQIGNEFENGHFEKPKRDFFVTQGVWVSSESSPAASNQGEKGEKKDGEKISEKIPLIKTNELGMSLPKTDEFSANKVKSAKSSKSDGELMKRRRRTRSLIAPQVLRGANLTPHRRAASSEDLTRQLTGLFSRVTGQDLHEAAKESMEVAMTFRKKRWLQQVHMAIEFNNNTFNRQLHKYRSKTKAAGHV from the coding sequence ATGCGAGTCTTTGTGCTTTTCGGAGGCAACAGATATCTGTTAGACGTAGAACTTGGTCAAACGGTGAGCGATATCAAGGGAATACTTAGAAAGAAACTCGACTTGGATACGGTGCAGAGCGAAGATGGCGAAAACGATATGCTCATGGCCATTAAGTACGCTGGATCGAGCTTAGAAGATGACTGGGTTTTTACAGACATAAGTATTCCGCCAGGAGCTACACTACGATGTGAACTTCAAGAAAATGTCAAAACGTACTTGAGCGTTGCTTGTTCGTATTCTAACGAAACGCTTCGATTCACTGAATGGTTTGACGTGTGGGAAACCAAAGTGGGTGAGCTAAAGACAATGATTACCGAAAAAACGGGCTTGCATGTCAGCGTTTTTAGACTAGTGTCCGcggaaggaaaagaaatgtatgacTGTCATCCAATGAAAAAGTATTTCATTGATTATGGGGACACGGTTCGTTTAGAGACTTGGAATGGTTGGAGCGAGTTTCTACGATCAGCGACGTTAGGCCAGCTTACACCAACCATGAAGCATATGGTCAGTGTTCACGAGGATCCTTTAGTTTCAAGATATCAGCTTAGAGTCGCGCTTTTCATCGCCGCGCATTTCAACTACAGTCAGCTCGCAACTCAGCTAATCAAGAGCGGGGCTCGCTGCGACGAGCCCGTAGGAGAACATCCTGTAAGAGAGTGGTGTAATAAAGATGTACATCCAGATCATTTCAAAACTCCCGTTCACGAAGCTGCCCAACACGGAAGTCTTAGCTGCTTACAGAAATTCGTTCACCATAATTACGCATGTATACTCGCCAAGGATGGTTACGGTCTGACACCATGTAATATCGCACGGAGATATAAGAGAACCGAGTGTTTTAAACTGCTTATTGCCGAACAGTTTCGCTCTCGAAGCACGTCAGGGCTCACGCTCGGAATTTATTGGCGTGTGCGGAAATGGTGCGAGCGCGCACGAGACAGAGCGATCATGTTTCACAAACACTCGCCAAATCCTCTCCTTCTCGCGATGGAGAATAGAGCTTATAGAAACGCGGTTGTGGGACAAAAAGTGCAAGTCGATGGATTCGGAGAAAATATGCAAACTGGCACTTCAAAGATGCAGCTCTCTTTGATGCTTAAAAGTGTTAAAAACAAGCCCTTGACAGGTGTCATGGGGAACACGAGCGTGAAATCTATACGCATAGGAGACAGAGTTGGCGATTATTCAGAAAATGAGGGTTTCAGCGGAGCTGGCGATAGTGAtgataaattaattttaaattctGGCGAGGAACTCGTGAAAAATGATAAGTTAATTCCCTGTGGAAACTGCTCGCTTCCATCGGTAGCGACAGTACCGAGTTACCATGGAGAGATATCCAAACTTGAAACCTCCACGAAggcaaaattgcaaattaagaATGTGAATCATTCAAAACGTGGCGTCGCTTCGTTGCGAAGCGATCACAAAGCCTACAGAtggaaagaaaatattttgagcgatgaaaaagaaaatgaattggtttgtttttgccaaggagaaaaagaaaacaaagaaaaacaattacAGCCAATGGAACCGATTAAAGACCTGCCACTGATTTCGACAAACACCAGCTTAGTTGGTGTAAACAAAAGCGACAAAATTGCACATATTCAAATTGGCAATGAATTCGAAAACGGTCATTTTGAGAAGCCAAAACGCGACTTTTTTGTCACGCAAGGCGTCTGGGTTAGTTCGGAGAGTAGTCCTGCTGCTTCTAACCAAGGCGAGAAGGGAGAAAAGAAAGATGGCGAAAAAATCAGCGAGAAAATACCTCTTATTAAAACGAACGAATTAGGTATGAGTTTGCCAAAAACGGATGAGTTTTCCGCGAATAAAGTGAAATCAGcgaaaagttcaaaaagtgacGGTGAGCTCATGAAACGAAGAAGAAGAACTCGGTCTCTTATTGCTCCTCAAGTGCTCCGAGGCGCAAACTTAACTCCCCATCGCAGAGCCGCGTCCAGTGAGGATTTGACCCGGCAGCTGACTGGTCTGTTCAGCAGAGTTACGGGACAAGACTTGCACGAGGCTGCTAAGGAAAGCATGGAGGTAGCGATGACTTTCCGCAAGAAGCGATGGTTGCAGCAAGTGCACATGGCAATCGAATTCAATAATAACACTTTTAACAGACAGCTGCATAAATACAGGAGCAAAACAAAAGCGGCGGGTCATGTTTGA